The Fusarium verticillioides 7600 chromosome 8, whole genome shotgun sequence genomic interval CCAAGCCTGGCACCGGCTTTGATTTAAGCTACATATCAGCTCAAACGATTGACAAATAGAATCAGTATGAAATTATACGTTAACTACGTTTATAGCAAGGACAGAACGTTGCCTTGCATTGATTGGCTAGTGATTAGTGAATTAGTTACAGTTTGTCTGCAAAGTTTCAATTGCCATTTGTTTGCCGTGAGGTTGGGCATAAACTGGTAGGACGAACGTGAATATAGTATATTTATAGTAGTTACCCTAAAGGCCCGCCTTATTACTCGGCGCGTTCGATAATTTAGCAACATACTGCTCTGAGTCAAATAGAGCAACTCTTATATATAACAACGGACTTGAGCTGCTCGAGATACGTAGTTTGATCAACTTGAGAAAATCCCACAATTAGTTGCCGTTTAAATAACGAGATGATGACTTTTCTTTACGGGCTGCTCCAGCTCGGATTTTGTCTCAAACCAGATCAAACTGGCCCAAGATGAACTGTCGTCAAAAGCCAAAGCTCGACTTAGTGTCTAAACAGATTGCATAGTATTATCAGGCAAGCCAGTCGCAAACTGAAATAGGATGAGAGGCAGTATAAGAAGAACTGGTCGATGGAGTGCTCAAGTATTCATTCTCGTGATAGCAATGACGCCGTCAAAGATACATCCAGAATTGGCTAACCCAGTCACTTGCTGATGAACAGCCCATCAACAGCCAACCATCAGTCTGTAGAAATTGTACTATGTATGATATGGTAGTGACTCCTGATCTAGCCCAGTCCTCAATGTACTTTCTGTTGGTTTAGATCACCCTCTCAATACACCTCATGTCATTATGCAGCACACCTCCGATCCAACCCAAGCGCGATTCGTTACCAAGTCTAAAGGTTTCGAACAGTATCGCAGCCAGTGACAAGTTCGAAATAATGAGCTGCGCTGTTGAAATCCTCCAGATATAAACTAAAAGTCATTTATTTAGATACATTCATACGGTAATACGTAGATAGATACAGCACTTACTCATGGCCAGGAGAGCCTTCACCCTAACTATCATCAATCGCATACATTCCTTTTGTCCAGAAGCATTGCACATTCTGATAGCCAGACGAGCCCTGCTTGAAGAGATCGCAATACTTGTCAAGATGGGCATCATTTCGTGGGCTTGTGATGAGCTGCACAAGTTCTTATCATAtcagctttatgctgtagccattggtcagcCATCAcggtattgatgtctaagttgtgggctagaagtgttatttacagttgagacttgtggctgtgagcttattccagcagagagaacctagtatCAACAGAAACAGGAGCCACTCAGCAAGAGCAGGAACCGCGGTAGCAAGGGTAACAATTGAGAACTTCATCCTGGTGAGTTGAATAAGAGAGTTAAGTGTATGCTAAGTATGCTTGTGAGTTAGATGTAAAGTCGGAATACTTTCATCTTATACTTGTTCTCATGTACTTAAGCTAAGCTCAAAcccaagctcctccagcGATCAACCCGCGTGACCATGGTGGAAACGAGGATTCCAGATGGATCTGACAGTCTGTCGCATGCTGCGGTGTCACTATCGGGCCTTTCCATCAGGGACCCGAACGTGTTATCTTGAGATATGTGGAGCGTAAGGCGAAGCCGCTCCATTGAACTATCCACTCTGAGCGGCTCACTTAGCTACACCGCAATGAAATGTGGTTTTGTCGTTGCAATCATTCGGTAATAAATCAGCGCTAAGCTTAGGTTTGGCTAACGATCCATTGATTTGCTTATTTATTCACTTTCAAAAAAGGGTCTACCATTAATTATTCACTCTCGAAAGAGCCCTCTCCAATCCCTAGTCAATACTCAATATGGTATTGTGATTGTCTATCGAAATACATACACCGTATTGTCGCCCATAGAAGGCATACAGTCGCGGGACTGCGCTCGGCCCTTTACCATAAGAAATCTCGCTTTACTAGGCGAAGCAACTTACTAGCTGCAAAGGAGGGCAACCTGGATGTAATGCTACAGGTCCTGAATGAGTTAGGGTCACTTTTAAGAACTTGAGCATATCGAGCAGACTATAAAGTCGAGGCCTGATTCTACTTGACATCCTGTATCTTTCTTTACTTTATTCCAATTCATTCAAGCATTCAACACCCTTACCTTATTTGATCTCAATCAATATGAAATTTACTCTCCTCACTCAGACTGCTCTAGCCATCTCTTCCTTTGCCGGAGCGTTGGGTAACCTGACTCCTGATATGTCCACAGGGAAGTGGCCCGCCCAACCTTAAGgttatttatatattaactatatatCAGGTTCTGGAATGTACAAGCGGGCAGACTGTTCATTGACAGTCCATTATACCAAAGTCTGGGTCGAGTCCGGTTTGGATCGGTATCGAATGTGGCTTATAACTGCTCCTCGCAATGATGAACACCCTCAACTTTACTGCGAGGCAGGGTCTAATGCCTTCTATCTCACAAATCTTCAATGCTTCTGGGGGAGTGACGTAAAAACCTACATTGATGTAAGCGTGGCCCGAGGCCCTGCAGGACATAAGTATATGTACCTAGTTCTAACTGGTTCCACCTCTGACTCACAATCTCTAGGACCATCCAAGACACACACTCGGCGATGTGTGACGACTTTGAGCGACTCACTGGATGTAGAACAAACAGAATGTTCTTGTCTAACCTAGTACTTGGAAATCTTTGCGGACTCTGCTAGGTACGGACCGTACGGCAATAAGATACGCGTATGAGCACATCGTTAAGGTTGAGGGGAATTCCACTGATATACTGCTGCTGGAATTCATCCAGATCTGCCATACAGACGAGCTTTTATTTAGGTATGTGTGCCGCTATATTGCTCTGTTATTATCTCGCGTTCAGTTATCTCAGGAGATGTATCAGAGGCACCTTCTTATAGCCCATAATAGCAGGTAAATAAGTCATCTTTTAGgttttaataatattagtaTTTTACTATAGCTATTAGTTAGTTATTATAGTATTGATATCTAAGTTATAGGCTTAAAGTGTTATTTAtagttgagatttgtggctgtaAGCTTATTCtagcagagagaacctagatACGCGTATGAGCGGTGCACTTACAGGTCAAGCCCATGTGTATACCAGGCCTATCTTGTGCCTTCAATTAAATAACTTCACAAGATATTATCGATTTCATATATATGATCGCACTAATAAGTAATGTTGGCACAATATTAGCCCGACAATGCTTGGGAGAGGCTCATTGGATAAATACCCGTAACAGGGTATAATCCCTGCAGATCCTTGCTTTATCCCGGGCCAAGCAGCGGGTTACATTTGCATCAAGCAACATAGACAGCCAGTTATGTTCAATGCCAACTTGCAAATAAAACTTCTATAGCTTCATTGAAATTTCTCTGAAGGAGAATATCTAAACACTGAAGGCACCAGCGATGTCTGCTTTGTTGATCCTTTAAACCTCAGCCGTTGCTTACATAACCCTGCAGGGCTAAACTGGGCTTTGCATTTCATTTTCAACACAGCCCCAATAATCAATAATGTTGTTTCAGGCTCCCTCTCGCCACCACTCAACCCTAACCTCAACCTCGCAACCCCAAAATGTCTGATCCGTTGAGTGTCGCCGCTTCGATTGCAGGGCTCATCTCAATCACAGTGGAGGCcgtcaagttcctcagccCATATGTCTCAGCAGCGAAGGAGACCCCGCAGGTCGCGGCGCACGTCTACTCTGAAGTCCAGAGCACCCAGGTCATACTGATGGGGCTTCAGAGCTTGACGAAAAACCTTGGGTCGGTGAATATTCAGCATGCCGCGTTGATTGGAGTTAATCAGGTCGTGGCCGTACTCACAGATGGGGTTCTGCTTTACTCGGAGTTGCATAAGGAACTCCAGTCCTTGTGGACTAAAGATAGCGTGGAAAAAGTACCGCTCAGAGGGCGTTTACAGTGGGTATGGAAGGAGAGTACTTTTATCACACTCTTGAACAGACTGCAGAGCTTTAAAAGCTCAATGACACTTGTCTTGATGATTTTGCAAAGGTGCGTTTATCGTGCAATGACTGGGACGACATCTGATTCATTCTTAGTGACTCTGACCAAATAGCAAAGGAACACCAGGAGCAGCTCTCCAATAACGTCCAAGCCCTTCTAGACAATAACACCGCTCTGTCGCGCAGACTGATGAATCTAGAGGACGCTTTGGATTCTCAGACGATTATTTCCAGACGCAtgagcatcatctcattgaGCGCGTCTCCATCTCGAAACGCAAGTCAGCAATTGACTGCAGAATCACCAGCTACATCAATCGCCACCGAGAACAGCCTTGCTATATCCAAgtttgactttgaagagGATCTTGAGTCATCACGCGTATATCGCCGCGCAGTGAGAGAGACCATGGACTATTCATTCCGGAGCTCGATTGCAGGATCACATAGTTGGTCTGTCTTCTCGGGATTGAGTCTAGGTGATATATCTATCATGCCTGTTATCGCATTGCCCGTGTATCAGGACGATATCACCAATGCGGAGCACTATGATTTCGGAGAAGAGCCTGCTCCCAATACTGAAACGCATGGGACAGTCACGGACAACCCTTTGTTGATAGAATGCCtcgagctgaagctcaagcttctcacgaTACCGGGGATGTCCAGGTACTTTGATGAAATACCTCACCCCGCTGATGACTTCTCTCACCTCCGGTCAGTGCTTGAACAAGCTAC includes:
- a CDS encoding hypothetical protein (At least one base has a quality score < 10), which translates into the protein MKFSIVTLATAVPALAEWLLFLLILGSLCWNKLTATSLNFRVKALLAMNLVTNRAWVGSETDGWLLMGCSSASDWTLSRALAFDDSSSWASLIWFETKSELEQPVKKSHHLVI